One Ricinus communis isolate WT05 ecotype wild-type chromosome 7, ASM1957865v1, whole genome shotgun sequence genomic region harbors:
- the LOC8273477 gene encoding high affinity nitrate transporter 2.5 — protein MEMEMENSGAQRFDLPVDSEHKATEFRLFSIAGPHMRAFHLSWISFFSCFVSTFAAPPLLPIIRDNLNLTATDIGNAGIASVSGAVFARIAMGTACDLFGPRLASASLILITAPAVYFTSIVTSPVSFLLVRFFTGFSLSTFVSTQFWMSSMFSAPVVGTANGVSGGWGNLGGGATQLIMPIVFGLIRDIGAVKFSAWRIAFFIPALFQTLSAFAVLIFGQDLPDGNFKRLQKSGEKPKDKLSNVFYYGVKNYRGWILALTYGYCFGVELTIDNIVAEYFYDRFNLKLHTAGVIAASFGLANIISRPAGGLISDAVAKRFGMRGRLWALWIVQTLGGVFCIILGRVASLSASILVMIAFSLFCQAACGLTFGVVPFVSRRSLGLISGMTGGGGNLGAVLTQLIFFTGSKYSKETGISLMGMMIICCTLPICLIYFPQWGGMFCGPSSSKIAMEEDYYMSEWNSKEKEQGLHQASLKFADNSRSERGKRSDSDTMPANDSPSANV, from the exons ATGGAGATGGAGATGGAGAATTCTGGGGCTCAGAGATTTGATCTTCCAGTGGATTCAGAGCACAAGGCGACAGAATTCAGATTATTCTCTATAGCGGGTCCCCATATGCGAGCATTTCACCTGTCTTggatctctttcttttcttgtttcgtTTCAACTTTTGCTGCACCACCTCTTCTTCCAATTATACGAGATAACCTTAACCTCACAGCCACAGACATTGGCAATGCAGGTATTGCATCTGTCTCTGGTGCCGTCTTTGCAAGAATTGCTATGGGAACTGCTTGTGATCTTTTTGGACCACGTCTTGCCTCTGCCTCGTTAATACTAATCACAGCACCAGCAGTATACTTCACTTCAATCGTCACATCCcctgtttcttttcttttggtacGATTTTTCACAGGGTTCTCTTTATCTACTTTTGTCTCAACCCAATTCTGGATGAGCTCTATGTTTTCTGCACCGGTAGTTGGCACTGCTAATGGTGTTTCAGGTGGATGGGGAAATCTTGGCGGTGGAGCAACACAGTTGATTATGCCTATTGTTTTTGGCCTGATTCGAGACATTGGAGCCGTGAAATTTTCAGCTTGGAGAATTGCATTTTTCATTCCTGCCCTTTTTCAAACATTATCAGCCTTTGCTGTATTGATTTTCGGTCAGGATTTGCCCGATGGGAACTTCAAGAGATTACAGAAATCAGGAGAGAAACCAAAGGATAAACTCTCAAATGTGTTTTATTATGGGGTTAAGAATTACAGAGGGTGGATTCTTGCATTGACTTATGGATATTGTTTTGGGGTGGAGTTGACAATAGATAATATAGTAGCAGAATACTTCTATGACAGGTTTAATCTGAAACTTCATACAGCAGGAGTTATAGCAGCAAGTTTTGGATTagcaaatataatttctaGACCAGCTGGTGGGTTGATTTCGGATGCAGTGGCAAAGAGGTTTGGGATGAGAGGTAGGCTGTGGGCTTTGTGGATTGTGCAGACATTGGGAGGGGTGTTCTGTATCATTCTTGGAAGAGTAGCTTCCTTAAGTGCTTCCATTCTTGTCATGATTGCTTTCTCTTTGTTCTGCCAAGCTGCTTGCGGTCTAACATTTGGCGTGGTTCCTTTTGTCTCAAGGAG GTCACTAGGGCTAATATCAGGGATGACAGGAGGAGGTGGAAATCTGGGTGCAGTTCTAACTCAACTGATATTCTTCACAGGATCCAAGTACTCAAAAGAAACAGGAATATCTCTCATGGGTATGATGATTATATGTTGCACTCTTCCAATATGTTTAATATACTTCCCACAGTGGGGTGGAATGTTTTGTGGTCCATCATCTTCAAAGATTGCTATGGAGGAAGACTATTACATGTCTGAATGGAATTCAAAGGAGAAGGAGCAGGGTCTACATCAGGCAAGCTTAAAATTTGCTGACAACAGCAGAAGTGAAAGAGGCAAAAGATCGGATTCTGATACCATGCCTGCCAATGATTCCCCTTCTGCAAATGTCTAG
- the LOC8273478 gene encoding uncharacterized protein LOC8273478 — protein sequence MAMVGLRFSFFSFIIAVAAILLANQATANDLCADASDSRICRALVKGKTDPLQAAEYIVYKLIEQTKKAKDKASKLDKNQNAKICLKSYADVISNLNQSLKDLKKGDKGSTEDKLSSVIASIESCQDAYTEENSTSPLSQHNKLLELIADTCLSVYQQAH from the coding sequence ATGGCTATGGTAGGCTTGAGGTTCTCCTTCTTTTCATTCATTATTGCAGTAGCCGCTATCCTTCTAGCCAACCAAGCTACAGCAAATGACTTGTGTGCAGATGCAAGCGACAGTCGCATTTGCAGGGCACTCGTCAAAGGAAAGACCGATCCATTACAAGCTGCAGAATACATTGTTTACAAGTTAATAGAGCAAACAAAGAAGGCAAAAGATAAGGCAAGCAAGCTCgacaaaaatcaaaatgcGAAAATCTGCTTGAAGAGTTATGCTGATGTCATTTCGAACCTGAACCAATCCCTGAAGGACCTTAAGAAGGGCGACAAGGGTAGTACTGAAGACAAACTTTCTAGTGTAATTGCTTCTATTGAGTCCTGTCAGGATGCTTATACAGAGGAAAATTCAACTTCACCTTTATCCCAGCACAATAAACTTTTGGAACTTATAGCAGACACCTGCTTGTCTGTGTATCAACAAGCTCATTGA